The following DNA comes from Nitrospira sp..
TGCTCTGGATCTTCGGTGTTTTTCGATAAGCCGATTGATGGATGGTTTACGCAGGGCAGCGAGAGCTCGATCGCGACGTCGCGCTCGTGCGATTGCCGGACTCGCCTTTTATGCGAGGGGTAGGGCGTCGGCCCGGCGCGATCGTTCCCGGGATGCTTTGCCATGTTGAGGGGGCGGACGCACAACTCGATACGAGTCCATTTACAGGGAGGGATGACCATGACTACTGCCGTCGCAATCCAGGACCCAGCCAAGGCGAAAGCCCATTTCGAAGCCAAGATGGCGTTCACCACCGGGCCTGTCGAACTCGAACGGATGATGAAGAAGCACGAGGTGACGATCGTGGACGTTAGGGCTGCTGAAGACTATGCCGAGGGGCATATTCCCGGAGCGATCAATCTTCCGAAGGATCAGTGGCAGACGTTGAAAGGCCTGCGTAAGGACAAGACGAATGTCCTGTATTGCTACTCGCTGGTTTGTCATCTCGCCGCGACGGCGGCGGTAGAGTTTGCCGGGAGCGGCTATCCGGTCATGGAGTTGGACGGTGGCTGGCGTTGGTGGAAGGACGATGACTTTCCTGTCGAACGATGACCGGGGACAGGTTCCGATTGGTGGACCGCTGTGTTCTCACCTGGTTGAAAGAGCTCGTGATCCTGCTTTCAACCGGGCATGTTCGTGCCGGATGAATTGGTTTCAACTGAGCAATTGTGACCAGACGCCGGTCTGTCCAAACGTTTAGCCTGGCATTCTACTCATAGTGTTCCTCAATCAGTGCCTTGCGCACAAAGGAGACCGAATTATGAAAAAGATAGCTATCGTATTCATCGGGATGGGATTGGTGAGCCTCCCATTCGGCATGCCTGCTCATGCCGAAACGAAGCCGGACAGTCCTACGGCTGTGAGCGAGAGCGGGTCGCCGAAGCCTCGGGAAGCGACGAAGGCCGGCGAGACGGATATGACCAACACCAAAGGCGAGGCCGGGGGTATTCCCAGCAAGTATACGATCATGCCGGTGGCCAGAGGGAAGAAGGTGGAAGTC
Coding sequences within:
- a CDS encoding rhodanese-like domain-containing protein, whose amino-acid sequence is MTTAVAIQDPAKAKAHFEAKMAFTTGPVELERMMKKHEVTIVDVRAAEDYAEGHIPGAINLPKDQWQTLKGLRKDKTNVLYCYSLVCHLAATAAVEFAGSGYPVMELDGGWRWWKDDDFPVER